From Saccharomycodes ludwigii strain NBRC 1722 chromosome IV, whole genome shotgun sequence, one genomic window encodes:
- the PRP40 gene encoding snoRNA-splicing protein PRP40 (similar to Saccharomyces cerevisiae YKL012W | PRP40 | Pre-mRNA Processing), whose amino-acid sequence MSVWKTATDGKRPYYYRTDTGETTWIKPVDLYLTEEEKLLLKHGWRIFTTKEGKVYYSNSKTNKSSWTIPNLDIATGHTRIEKKSQPIKATLDTNLQLKTNIQEFKNNSKLLNLEKNKSIDEAERLFMEMLKENDVDSTWSFKKIITDLSCSDPRYWVVDDDPLWKKAIFEKYLNTRTEDQLLEEHNAISKFKPAFIAMLESYGDNDKKKIKYYSSWRTVKRLIANEPIYKHSVVSEKIKRETFNEYIATLKSNHDTEMENKRERAIKELTNYLSKIIKDKGILDWKILESQYLFENNQRYLQNKNFSNLTKLDVLTLYLNLIEDENHSKLQKLNELKKKNFTQDRVARDNFKKALSELEIYSNTRWQDIYPLIQNDYRFKDLIGRAGSSPLDLFLDLVQEKKIVMQGLANTAKQILITSDYNWDDTNANVKEEILSLLTKNKSKLKNEIHNKELNIITDMIVQDHESEMERELREKEQFYNRELNIFENLLKRLMLRSPSELIGNWNRDRQDILSKYPEYQKLLEYKKGNDDMQNIYERVINLKLVGQTIPPKIIGGNTNNSKKRTLSLDY is encoded by the coding sequence ATGAGTGTATGGAAGACTGCCACAGATGGTAAAAGGCCATACTATTATCGTACGGATACTGGTGAAACAACTTGGATTAAACCAGTTGACCTTTATCTTAcggaagaagaaaaattattgttaaaacATGGGTGGAGGATTTTTACTACAAAAGAGGGGAAAGTCTATTATTCTAATTCGAAAACAAATAAGTCAAGCTGGACCATACCGAATTTAGACATTGCTACTGGTCATACtagaattgaaaagaaatcaCAACCTATTAAAGCAACCCTTGATACAAATCTTCAattgaaaacaaatatccaagagtttaaaaataactcGAAATTGCTTAATTtagagaaaaataaatcaatagATGAGGCAGAAAGGTTATTTATGGAAATGTTAAAGGAAAATGACGTAGATTCAACATggtcttttaaaaaaatcattacGGATCTGAGTTGTTCAGATCCAAGATATTGGGTCGTTGATGATGATCCATTATGGAAGAAAgctatttttgaaaagtatCTAAACACTAGAACAGAAGACCAACTACTAGAGGAGCACAATGCCATATCAAAATTCAAACCAGCCTTTATTGCAATGTTAGAATCCTACGGAGATAAcgataagaaaaaaatcaaatactATTCCAGTTGGAGAACTGTGAAAAGATTAATTGCAAATGAGccaatatataaacattcTGTAGTCAGtgaaaagattaaaaggGAAACTTTTAATGAATACATAGCAACTTTAAAATCTAACCATGATACagaaatggaaaataaaagggaAAGAGCCATTAAAGAATTGACCAATTATTTGAGCAAAATCATCAAAGATAAAGGAATATTAgattggaaaatattagaGTCCCAATATttgtttgaaaataatcagagatatttacaaaacaaaaatttttcaaacttGACTAAACTTGATGTTTTAACTCTATACCTAAATTTGATTGAAGACGAGAACCATAgcaaattacaaaaattaaatgaattaaaaaaaaaaaactttacgCAGGATAGAGTGGCTAGggataattttaaaaaggcACTATCTGAATTAGAAATATACTCAAACACAAGATGGCAAGATATTTATCCATTGATACAAAATGATTACAGATTTAAGGATTTGATAGGCAGAGCTGGTTCTTCTCCGCtagatttgtttttagatTTGGTgcaggaaaagaaaattgtaATGCAAGGTCTGGCAAACACTGCAAAACAAATACTTATAACCAGCGATTATAATTGGGATGACACAAACGCTAACgttaaagaagaaattttGAGTCTtttaactaaaaataaatctaaattaaaaaacgAGATTCATAATAAGGAACTTAATATAATAACTGATATGATTGTACAAGATCACGAAAGTGAAATGGAACGTGAACTAAGAGAGAAAGAACAATTTTACAATAGGGAGTTGaacatttttgaaaatttattaaaaaggCTTATGTTACGTTCTCCATCAGAACTTATCGGTAATTGGAATAGAGATAGACAAGATATTTTAAGTAAATATCCAGAATACCAAAAGTTGCtagaatataaaaaggGTAACGATGACATGCAAAACATTTATGAAAGggtaataaatttaaagctCGTTGGACAAACTATACCTCCCAAAATTATTGGTggtaatactaataacagCAAAAAAAGGACATTGTCCCTTGATTATTGA
- a CDS encoding cruciform cutting endonuclease (similar to Saccharomyces cerevisiae YKL011C | CCE1 | Cruciform Cutting Endonuclease (paralog of YIR021W | MRS1)), producing MGVPKKLTNSVDLIERFCKKCNVKPIKKLSFLLGSNLGPTKTLLRDYTLNQCFLYEKWTNNNFNDKNEINHFRNIVLNAKSKCNDKSIHGIPILPPNPFNIIAIDIGLSNFSYAKIQIDLNNPKIPPTLTMWGKLDLFAKYRKHFYPKLSREMFESMYYSEDVLEKIKNTENGVKDNELCENEQHSGKTEEGEGANLLDNLDKKNPKRKSKLKEKTLRKYRNSKLAPKFNPSIITSVCNDLADFLVPNESEYAHTGIVVESQRIRTGGSSQVLQPVYRNSVFEYVLTSTLENRFKPTISVPNHWEYTNKNSIVHGSNAQKMVNYWLKICTGNTLSVDQSPAQKHFTTEEDLKSEEISSKLKRKTFVWNILKKSVLEENKVSFSVPDDVILPFLNISEQLRDQMFDNDVESFGNVAVKARKSLFDLLKLDIPTAGTRKDDDLADSLLHCLAWSQWFRTYRLLAITIVGKSFLVQKEIDDLEKLLIDNFNCFLEYSKDMVPLSKKIKKENSS from the coding sequence ATGGGtgttccaaaaaaattaacaaacaGTGTTGATTTAATTGAAAGGTTTTGCAAGAAATGTAATGTAAAGcctataaaaaaactatcGTTTTTATTAGGTTCTAATCTAGGACCTAccaaaactttattaagAGATTACACACTAAACCAATGTTTTTTGTATGAAAAGTGGACAAACAACAActttaatgataaaaatgaaataaaccACTTTAGAAACATTGTATTGAACGCGAAATCAAAGTGTAATGACAAATCCATACACGGAATTCCCATTCTACCACCTAATccttttaatataattgcCATCGACATTGGCTTATCCAACTTCTCATATGCCAAAATTCAAATCgatttaaataatccaAAAATCCCGCCAACGTTAACAATGTGGGGGAAGCTAGATCTATTTGCCAAGTATAGAAAACACTTTTATCCAAAACTAAGCAGAGAAATGTTTGAATCAATGTATTATTCTGAAGATGTTTtagagaaaataaaaaacactGAAAATGGAGTGAAGGATAATGAGTTATGTGAAAATGAACAACACTCGGGAAAAAcagaagaaggagaaggGGCAAATTTGCTCGATAATcttgacaaaaaaaatcctaaaagaaaatcaaaattaaaagaaaaaacacttcgaaaatatagaaattcaaaattagCGCCCAAATTTAATCCATCCATCATAACTTCCGTTTGTAATGATTTGGCTGATTTTTTGGTTCCAAACGAAAGTGAATATGCACATACAggtattgttgttgaatCTCAAAGAATAAGAACAGGAGGTTCAAGTCAAGTTTTACAGCCCGTCTATAGAAATAGTGTTTTCGAATATGTTTTAACCAGTACTTTGGAAAATAGATTTAAGCCAACAATCTCAGTTCCTAACCATTGGgaatatacaaataaaaatagtataGTACATGGTTCTAATGCTCAAAAAATGGTTAATTATTGGCTTAAAATTTGCACTGGTAACACCTTATCTGTTGATCAATCCCCAGcacaaaaacattttacCACTGAAGAAGATCTTAAATCGGAGGAAATATCATCTAAATTAAAGAGGAAAACTTTTGTTTggaatattttgaaaaaatctGTActagaagaaaataaagtcTCTTTTAGTGTACCTGATGATGTAATTTTGCCATTTCTAAATATATCTGAGCAATTAAGAGACCAAATGTTTGATAATGATGTGGAAAGCTTTGGAAACGTGGCTGTTAAAGCAAGAAAAAGTCTCTTtgatttattgaaattggATATACCAACTGCCGGCACACGCaaagatgatgatttaGCAGACTCTTTATTGCATTGCTTGGCATGGTCCCAATGGTTCAGGACTTACCGTTTGCTAGCTATTACCATTGTAGGGAAATCTTTCTTAGTACAAAAGGAAATCGatgatttagaaaaattgttaattGATAATTTCAATTGCTTTTTGGAATATTCCAAAGATATGGTTCCTttaagcaaaaaaataaaaaaggaaaattcaagttaa
- a CDS encoding uncharacterized protein (similar to Saccharomyces cerevisiae YMR090W | putative protein of unknown function) codes for MLKVVIVGANGKVGRLLLNKIISASPTHFDKPLAIVRTKDQVDYFTEQFQDKINVSLTSIEDSTVDDIAKKISGYDAVVFTAGAGGKGVERIFTVDLDGCCKTIEACGKAGVQRFILVSAIHAEDREKWYHTALRNYYIAKRAAEHELKWSNLDYTILQPGSLGLEKGTGKLCPAIDIESKKDSYYQIQREDLATFIVASLLNPSKTIRKTIPLANGDEPISEFIDKL; via the coding sequence ATGTTAAAAGTCGTAATTGTAGGTGCCAATGGCAAAGTTGGTCGTTTactattaaacaaaataatttctGCCTCTCCAACTCATTTTGATAAACCATTAGCCATAGTTAGAACAAAAGACCAAGTTGATTATTTTACTGAACAATTTCAAGATAAAATCAATGTTTCCTTAACATCAATTGAAGATTCCACGGTTGATGATATcgctaaaaaaatatctggATATGATGCAGTAGTTTTCACTGCTGGTGCAGGTGGTAAAGGGGTGGAAAGAATTTTCACTGTTGATTTAGACGGTTGCTGTAAAACAATCGAGGCCTGTGGAAAAGCAGGGGTGCAGAGATTTATTCTAGTAAGTGCAATTCATGCAGAAGATCGTGAAAAATGGTATCATACTGCGTTGAGGAACTATTATATTGCTAAAAGAGCCGCAGAACATGAATTGAAATGGTCAAACTTGGATTATACAATATTACAACCTGGATCTTTAGGTTTAGAAAAGGGAACTGGCAAATTATGCCCTGCTATTGATATTGAATCGAAAAAAGACTCATATTATCAAATCCAAAGGGAAGATTTAGCCACATTTATCGTAGCTAGTTTGTTAAACCCATCAAAAACCATTAGAAAAACCATTCCTTTGGCCAATGGCGACGAACCAATTTCTGAATTCATTGATAAGTTATAA
- a CDS encoding uncharacterized protein (similar to Saccharomyces cerevisiae YGR109W-B | retrotransposon genes), with amino-acid sequence MYLDNLDNDIKLNTPRSFDGRKDIYEISDFLATVHIQIATRNIENEATKIATLGRSLTGPAARWFVSYGTNNGFEGLTYDNFVVDFKNHFQGAADSFYLVQKIRELRMTRQVPIEEYSDRYFRLVDLLPDAYWSENAKIDQYLYGLPPNVVQYVRVVKPDSLQEAMETAWKHVMINMKSYKEPFPDLNSRWHVKPCLDQIVLGWVCALDARKADIAPRNVPRRTTESMNSYSEYKYKKHKNRKKEKNEKKEKKEEKTEKKKKKCPEVSVSDDKREFVKLPKFEIYPLIEKKPLVGCKREVKGVVNNKEMLVLLDTGSPTTFVNRSVVSELKLETYSAPPFTFYGAVSAETATSSVATSIVMSIENIKYKFDAYVTAAVSQKIIIGDPVLRSYPKLLHLGETVEPENVLVPYDSILPIDYVDNPSRYFKEEDEIFVISVSESPKKDCNTFELLPKSLRLKYKSTVSNELCPSKIQDRKVEHEIVLAPDGRLPRISPYRLTPKNESIVNDLINDLLEKNFITPSKSPCSSPIVLVKKKDNSYRMCVDYRKLNAITVKDPFPLPRIDSLLSRIGKATIFSTLDLHSGYHQIPVRSEDQYKTAFVTPTAKYEYKVMPFGLVNAPSTFARYMAELFRDLVFVGVYLDDILVFSKSKEEHLNHLDVVLDRLKSEGLIAKLKKCHFLQSSVEFLGYQISAGKIEPLQGKTDAICAFPTPRSVKEAQRFLGMVNYYRRFIKGCSIIARPINTFISGEATWGVTQDKALKSLKRALQEQPVLIPFDVTASYRLTTDACKYGVGAVLEELDENKNPVGTVSYFSKSLQGAQQRYPAGELELLGIISALEHFKYLLHGKRFVLRTDHISLLSLKTTKEPGTRIARWLDTLSEYDFELQYVKGHDNVVADAISRAPYEINVIDELVSIDPCEWKNDYEEDPYCAALLVSLNPDEYLGKIRVSKADTSYFNKIIKRYRLSNAFRKMIRLEEDLLYWKDRYIVPRSKVQLVLNTYHDHGLFGGHFGYNVTLQKVTESYYWPRQDHEVQKYVASCPNCQVFKFHRNRQYGLLKPLEVPEGRWTDISIDFVSGLPPTVSGKDMILVVVDRFSKRAHFVACNKELSQEYTINLLFQFVFCYHGFPKRIVSDRDVRFTGNAYRELTERLGIKLCMSSSNHPESDGQSERTIKTLTQLLRSYAGLEQGRWDVLLPQVEFVYNSTYHSAVKAAPFLVDLGYVPNEPLLDSTSLTAARNFSAVDLIQSLRAITLRTKDFLKENQVNMEVAVNPGRREEKFAVGDYVLVHRDAYFTGGRYIKLQPIFLGPFKIVKVINENAYEVDLPKTSKKHRVINVRWIKKYQFDSERYVKELPRSETELRNRLENISSVIGFAPSEGIVYCKFAHVDPRLTAAVPLKMFKSLPLLRRRSLINNFEQLYKQSVSDERGEDVIR; translated from the exons ATGTATTTAGATAATTTAGATAACGATATCAAGTTGAATACACCACGTTCTTTCGATGGAAGGAAAGATATCTATGAAATATCAGATTTTCTAGCTACAGTTCACATCCAGATTGCCACTAGGAACATTGAAAATGAAGCTACGAAGATCGCAACGCTTGGACGTTCCTTGACAGGACCTGCTGCACGTTGGTTTGTCTCGTATGGTACGAATAATGGCTTTGAAGGCCTTACCTATGACAACTTTGTAGTGGATTTCAAGAACCATTTTCAAGGCGCAGCTGACTCGTTCTACCTCGTACAGAAGATTCGAGAGTTACGCATGACCCGCCAGGTACCAATTGAAGAGTATAGCGACCGTTACTTTCGATTGGTGGATTTGCTACCTGATGCGTATTGGTCCGAAAATGCCAAAATCGATCAGTACTTATATGGTTTACCACCGAATGTCGTACAATATGTACGAGTGGTCAAACCCGACTCGTTGCAGGAAGCGATGGAGACGGCTTGGAAGCATGTGATGATCAACATGAAGTCGTATAAGGAACCGTTTCCTGATCTCAATA GCCGATGGCACGTAAAACCATGTCTAGATCAGATTGTCTTAGGTTGGGTTTGTGCTTTAGATGCAAGAAAGGCGGACATAGCTCCAAGGAATGTTCCCAGAAGAACTACTGAGAGTATGAATAGTTATAGTGAATATAAgtataaaaaacataaaaatagaaaaaaagagaaaaatgagaaaaaagagaaaaaagaggaaaaaacagaaaaaaagaaaaaaaagtgtcCAGAAGTATCTGTGAGTGATGATAAACGCGAATTTGTAAAGTTACCGAAATTCGAAATTTATCCGttaattgaaaagaaaccATTGGTTGGTTGTAAAAGAGAAGTTAAGGGTGtagtaaataataaagaaatgcTAGTATTGTTAGACACTGGTTCACCGACTACATTTGTGAATCGTTCAGTGGTCTCAGAGTTGAAATTAGAAACGTATTCAGCTCCGCCGTTCACTTTTTATGGCGCTGTCTCCGCTGAAACAGCCACATCAAGTGTTGCGACTAGTATTGTTATGTcgattgaaaatataaagtatAAGTTTGATGCTTACGTTACTGCTGCCGTCTCGCagaagattattattggtgaCCCTGTTTTAAGGTCTTACCCGAAGTTACTACACCTGGGAGAAACTGTCGAACCCGAAAATGTATTGGTTCCGTATGACAGTATATTACCTATTGATTACGTAGATAATCCGTCTAGGtattttaaagaagaagatgaaatatttgttatttccGTTAGTGAATCTCCGAAAAAGGATTGTAACACGTTTGAACTGTTGCCGAAATCCTTGAGATTGAAGTACAAGAGTACTGTATCCAATGAATTGTGTCCCTCGAAAATACAGGATAGGAAGGTTGAACATGAGATTGTTCTGGCGCCTGATGGTAGACTTCCTCGAATAAGTCCGTATAGGTTGACACCGAAAAATGAAAGTATTGTTAACGACTTGATTAATGACTTGTTAGAAAAGAACTTCATCACACCGTCAAAATCCCCGTGTAGCTCGCCAATTGTATTGGTTAAGAAGAAAGATAATAGCTACAGGATGTGTGTTGATTACAGAAAGTTGAATGCGATCACCGTCAAAGATCCATTCCCGTTACCCCGTATAGATAGCTTGTTGAGTAGAATTGGTAAAGCTACCATATTCTCGACGTTAGACTTGCACTCAGGTTATCATCAAATACCGGTTAGATCCGAAGACCAATATAAGACCGCGTTTGTGACACCCACTGcaaaatatgaatataaaGTGATGCCATTCGGTCTGGTGAACGCTCCGAGCACATTTGCACGTTATATGGCTGAGTTGTTCCGTGATCTAGTATTTGTTGGTGTCTATTTAGATGACATTCTAGTGTTCTCAAAGTCAAAAGAAGAACATCTAAATCATCTAGACGTTGTTCTAGATCGCCTGAAGTCTGAAGGCTTAATAGCTAAATTGAAGAAGTGTCATTTCCTTCAATCGTCCGTTGAGTTTCTAGGGTACCAAATTAGTGCTGGTAAGATTGAACCATTACAAGGTAAAACTGATGCCATTTGTGCGTTTCCGACCCCAAGGTCCGTTAAGGAAGCACAACGTTTTTTAGGCATGGTAAATTATTACAGAAGATTTATAAAAGGTTGCTCCATTATTGCACGCCCGATTAATACGTTTATTTCCGGAGAAGCAACGTGGGGAGTAACACAAGATAAAGCACTGAAGTCATTAAAAAGAGCGTTACAGGAACAGCCCGTGTTGATACCATTTGACGTTACAGCTAGTTACAGATTAACTACAGATGCTTGTAAATATGGTGTTGGTGCTGTGTTAGAAGAACTGGACGAAAATAAGAACCCAGTTGGTACCGTATCCTATTTCTCTAAATCTCTACAAGGTGCTCAACAGAGATACCCCGCCGGAGAACTAGAATTATTAGGAATTATTTCGGCACTAGAACATTTTAAGTACTTGTTGCATGGTAAACGATTCGTGTTGAGAACCGATCATATAAGTTTACTGTCGttgaaaacaacaaaagaacCAGGCACAAGAATTGCCCGTTGGTTAGATACATTGTCCGAATATGATTTCGAATTACAGTATGTTAAAGGTCATGACAATGTCGTTGCTGATGCAATATCAAGAGCTCCGTATGAAATCAATGTTATTGATGAGCTCGTATCCATTGATCCGTGTGAATGGAAGAATGATTATGAGGAAGATCCGTATTGTGCTGCTCTGTTAGTATCTCTGAATCCAGATGAGTATCTTGGGAAGATACGAGTTAGCAAAGCGGATACaagttattttaataagatCATTAAACGCTATAGATTGTCAAATGCGTTTCGAAAAATGATCCGTCTAGAGGAGGATTTGTTGTATTGGAAAGATAGATACATAGTCCCTCGTAGTAAGGTACAGTTGGTGTTGAATACCTACCATGATCATGGTCTATTTGGTGGACATTTTGGTTATAATGTCACGTTGCAGAAAGTCACCGAATCGTATTATTGGCCACGTCAAGATCATGAAGTTCAAAAGTATGTCGCAAGTTGCCCGAATTGTCAAGTGTTTAAGTTTCACCGTAATAGACAATATGGTTTACTGAAACCGTTAGAGGTCCCTGAAGGAAGATGGACAGATATATCCATTGATTTTGTGTCCGGTTTACCACCGACAGTAAGTGGTAAAGACATGATACTGGTTGTAGTGGACCGTTTCAGTAAACGTGCTCACTTTGTTGCATGTAATAAAGAGTTATCTCAAGAATACACtattaatttgttatttcaatttgtattttgttatCACGGTTTCCCGAAGAGGATCGTTAGTGATAGAGATGTTAGATTTACTGGTAACGCATACAGAGAACTTACAGAACGACTAGGTATTAAACTGTGTATGAGTTCTTCGAATCACCCTGAGTCCGATGGACAGAGTGAAAGAACTATTAAAACATTGACACAACTGTTACGATCATATGCCGGGCTAGAGCAGGGCCGTTGGGATGTATTGTTACCCCAAGTAGAATTTGTATATAATTCTACATATCACTCTGCCGTCAAAGCCGCCCCGTTTTTAGTGGATTTGGGCTATGTACCAAATGAACCGTTATTAGATAGTACCTCGTTAACAGCCGCAAGGAACTTCTCGGCTGTAGATTTGATCCAGTCGCTTAGAGCTATCACGCTCCGTACAAAAGATTTCCTCAAAGAAAACCAGGTCAACATGGAAGTTGCCGTTAATCCTGGGAGAAGGGAAGAGAAGTTCGCTGTAGGTGACTATGTTCTGGTACATAGAGACGCTTATTTCACTGGAGGCCGTTACATTAAATTACAACCGATATTCTTAGGCCCGTTTAAGATTGTTAAGgtaataaatgaaaatgcaTATGAGGTCGACTTACCGAAGACTTCCAAAAAGCATAGAGTGATCAACGTAAGATGGATAAAGAAATATCAGTTCGACTCAGAAAGGTATGTAAAGGAACTACCTCGTTCTGAAACTGAGTTAAGGAATAGGCTCGAAAATATCTCTAGTGTAATAGGTTTTGCACCGTCTGAAGGTATAGTCTATTGTAAATTTGCCCACGTAGACCCTCGTCTGACTGCCGCTGTTCcgttaaaaatgtttaagTCGCTTCCACTGCTGAGACGCCGCTCTctgataaataattttgaacAGTTGTATAAGCAGTCCGTATCTGACGAGAGGGGGGAAGATGTTATAAGGTAA
- a CDS encoding TMEM165/GDT1 family protein (similar to Saccharomyces cerevisiae YBR187W | GDT1 | Gcr1 Dependent Translation factor), with amino-acid sequence MHQKNILFVTSLLLAFFLQACLANGIVDISQPNITIAAENNDDDLYVDNPVKSFFLAISMIIVSEIGDKTFIIAVLMAMRNSKWTVFFGSASSLVIMTILSGILGHSITTLISEKPVTLLGALCFFLFGYATLKEALQMSSSTGVEETMAEVKEEMSVKNLNKALNNAEKGGDARKSGINSSRSYSFNNVIRRFTKFLSYMFSPIFLQVFVMVFLGEIGDRSQISIIIMGFTDKYWLCILAACIGNILCSSIAVIGGSLLASKVSMKTVSLIGASVFFLFGFVYIIHFLRF; translated from the coding sequence atgcATCAAAAGAacattttgtttgttacatccttattattagcattcTTCTTACAAGCGTGTTTGGCAAATGGTATAGTAGACATCAGTCAGCCTAATATTACAATTGCTGCTGAAAACAACGATGATGATCTATATGTAGATAACCCGGTaaagtctttttttttggccaTTTCCATGATTATTGTCTCTGAAATTGGTGACAAAACATTTATAATTGCAGTTTTAATGGCTATGCGTAACTCGAAATGgactgttttttttggatcTGCATCTTCTTTGGTTATCATGACTATTTTGTCTGGCATCTTAGGTCATTCTATAACAACACTGATTTCAGAAAAACCAGTTACTTTACTTGGTGCGTtatgtttctttttgtttggtTATGCAACCTTAAAGGAAGCTTTACAAATGTCAAGTAGTACTGGTGTTGAAGAAACCATGGCTGAAGTTAAGGAAGAAATGTCcgttaaaaatttaaacaaagCTTTAAATAACGCAGAGAAGGGTGGTGATGCACGTAAATCTGGTATTAATAGCTCCCGTTCTTATTCGTTTAATAATGTTATCAGAAGATTTACAAAGTTTTTATCATACATGTTCtctccaatttttttacaagTTTTCGTTATGGTATTTTTGGGTGAAATCGGCGATCGTTCTCaaattagtattattattatgggATTTACTGACAAATATTGGCTTTGTATATTAGCTGCTTGTATTGGAAACATATTATGTTCCAGTATAGCTGTCATTGGTGGCAGCCTATTGGCTTCCAAGGTTAGCATGAAAACTGTTTCTTTAATTGGTGCAagtgttttctttttattcgGTTTTGTCTATATAATCCATTTCCTTAGATTTTAG
- the SEC11 gene encoding signal peptidase complex catalytic subunit SEC11 (similar to Saccharomyces cerevisiae YIR022W | SEC11 | SECretory), with protein MNLRKELTNFLNLCFIFSGAFMFWKGLSIITNSESPIVVVLSGSMEPAFHRGDVLFLWNKNKYNNIGDIVVYEVEHRQIPIVHRVLREHKNRKGEQFLLTKGDNNNGNDIPLYAPGKKYLQKSTDILGTVKGFLPQVGYVTIWVSENKNNAYLFYGLMAIAALFFNN; from the coding sequence ATGAATTTGAGAAAAGAattaaccaattttttaaacctATGTTTCATCTTTTCCGGTGCCTTTATGTTTTGGAAAGGGTTGAGTATCATCACAAACTCTGAATCTCCTATAGTTGTTGTTTTGTCAGGATCTATGGAGCCTGCTTTCCATAGAGGCgatgttttatttctatggaacaaaaataaatataataatataggCGATATAGTTGTTTATGAAGTAGAACATAGACAAATCCCAATTGTACATAGAGTTTTAAGAGAACATAAAAATCGAAAGGGCGAACAATTTTTGTTAACGAAAGGTGATAACAATAACGGCAACGATATACCCTTATATGCACCAGGCaagaaatatttacaaaagTCAACTGACATTTTAGGTACTGTTAAAGGATTTTTACCGCAAGTTGGATATGTAACTATTTGGGTAagtgaaaacaaaaacaatgcCTATTTATTCTACGGACTTATGGCAATTGCagcattattttttaataattga